The Nothobranchius furzeri strain GRZ-AD chromosome 8, NfurGRZ-RIMD1, whole genome shotgun sequence sequence gtccacttcactaaatgtgatgggtaactgggtgatgatgaaaccagcgacaacgatctaagtgagacatcctcatcttaatctgctccggtaggtaaataaaatgtaagataacggtagcttgatatgttagcttccgtttcgctaatggtgcgttcgctttctcctcagaactccgaatttcagactagaagaacatgaacgcgctctaaagtttggcttcactttactaaatgcgacgagtgattgggtgaagatgaaaccagtgacaacgatctaagtgtgaggcatcatcgttttaatctgctccagcagttaaataaacagtttaagatatcgttagcttgatatgttagcttccattgctaccattgttatcatctaatggtgcattcgctttctcctcgaaaattctagcttcccagtaggaaaaatcaaatgaaaaaggacggtaaaaggaatgaagatacacagtaaatttagttcacagtaaagatgtttgcttcagtttaattatcagcttataaaactacaaggacgatgttaatacaaacagttgtatgttatttattgtgatatttatcatgatatttatcaaatattgttatatattgagaaaaatatatatttaattataaaagagaattaaaatattaaacactcaaaagtatcgaaaattggtaccgttaagtaccggtatcgattcgtaggtaccgggtattagtaccggatcgattcaaatgtcaaaggtacccatccttaATCTCTTCATAGCCGTCTTGCACCAAAAGAAACACGTAGAAGCGCCTGACCTTCCTCTGGATGTCGATGGCAGCGATTCGTCCGGCCTCCTTCTTCATCTGCTCCACCCACTTCTGAGATAAGTTGAGGTAGGCCTGCATGTGGACACGGGTCAGCACCAGCCGCAGCACACAAGACACCACAATGATCCACAGACGCAGGCTGTCAAATGCTGCACTGGACACTCTGCAAAAGAAAGGTTTAAAGCACCGGCCTGTTGTTAGATCCAGACTGTAGTTTTATTTAAACAATAAAAATACATGACAGGTGTGCAAACACCCACAATGTGACCGAAGTCTTTCCCATGGGCGCGTTGGCCAGGAAGTCTCTAGCAATGGGCTTCACCCAGAGGACCAACACCAGGATGGGGGATAAGAAACTCAAGTGCAGCAAAATCCTGTCGGGAGAATATTCAAACATGACGAAGGGACCTAAACATGGATACAACGCTCGTCACATGGGTTGGTGACTCTTACTGTATGAGCGGACGACCTGAGTTCATCTGTACAGCATCTAGATGAGTCTGAGCCAACCGGAGTCCAGGAAAGGCCAGGAGGGCACCGATGTAAGCGCAGACAGCCGCTAGGCTTAGCTTCACAGTCAGCTTCGTCACCGGGattctgtttaaaaaaagaattcAGCAATTAAAGAATTCAGTGGAGACGCGTCTCGGAGAAACCACGTTTTAACACGGAGCATTCCTACAGTTTTCAGCTTCAAGTTGTTAAAACCCGATACTTACGACCACTCAGCGTAGCCCTGCCGCTTGGCAAAGATTTCCAAATTGTCAAACAGGCTGGAAAAACCGGACTCAAGTCCAAATTCCAGGTAGTCCTCTCTGACCACTAGTACCAGCATGGCCACCAGGAGAGACAGAAAGCCAAAGGCAAGGCACACCGAGcgctcaccaccctcctcagagcGGAAGTAGTGGCTCATCAGGGTGTGAAGCGTCTTTCTGAAGGTTAGAGGTTAAAGAGAATAAACAAAGAAAAGACTGAAGTCCTGAACACAATCAGACAGAAGGTTTGACTCAGAGCTGCCCCAgttcctgccagagaatgctgctgttgtgtccctgggcaaggcacttaacccagtgcatttaactcaGTGCTGTGAATGCTTGCAGACGTGTGTACCGAGTTATTCTCTAGCCGAAGGATACAGGCCAAAGAGGACAGTCAGGACGCACCAGATGGCTCCGATGTTGACCTCCTTGCTGGCATCTACCACACTGTAGTAGCACTCAGTGAACAGGAAGATGCCCATCGCATAGACCGCAAAATCTACAAGCCACTGGTACTCCAGGAAAAAACGCAGCACTAAGGatgggaaatttaaaaaataataagtgcATATCAAATAAAGACAGTATAAAGTATCTGATATTAAATTATTATGtagaaaaatacttttttttttcctcaccAAGGGCATCGATCACATTGATCGGAGCTTTCTCCAATTGCAGGTCAATGTCTTTGGGCACAGTGAGAGGTTTGTTCTCCCCATTCTGTCTTCTACACACAAACATTAAAGGAGCCAAACGTGCATTTAAACTTATATGGGAGAGATTTAAAGATAAATGGTGGACAATTAAAACAGATGACAAATGCTTAATAGCCTACTTTGTGTGTTCTTGCCAACTAATTATAATATAAAAAAGGTACAGCTCACCTGTCTCTCCTGTTTTGTTTAGGAATGTGTTTTCCTGCCAGTGCACACAGCTCTCCTTCTGAGGGGTGTTTGAATCTGTACAAACTGGAAACAATACAACCAGATACACCATATCAGCACACTGCAGAACACACAACTTCAAAGTTTGTTTTTCTATTGACAAACTTAACAAGTACAAAAATATGGCACGTACCAGAACAGGCCGCTATTCAGTATAAGGAATAATCAATCAGAAAATAATAAATTGAAACAGGTACATACACAAATTTAAAGATTAGttaccataaataaataaatgatacaATAGCTAAATATGATATACATCTTAGGGGTTTTCAAAGAGATTCAAGTCATTAATTTTATGGAGCAATCCCACAGCTTGTTTTTGTCTATAAACTGGAAAACTTCTAAGTTCATGGCTGTAATTACCTCCCGTTGCAGAGGAGCCAGCGTGCAAAGGAGCAGTGTGGAGCCATTCTCTGCATGACGCTGGCAGCCAGCAGGCTGACTACCAGCTGGATCCCCATCAGCGCCTGTCCGagcaacaaaatacattttaactcCTTATCGTTCGTTGTTTTAGCATAGCTAATGGGTTCACACTGAGAAAATACAGAGAATTTAGATAGAAGTTCAAAAAAATGAACACGTGGCGGGTTCAACCCCACAACCGAATGAAAGAAACTTAGCAGATAGTTTTACTGCTAAATTTAGACAAGACCCGACCACCTGCCAGCCTCTTATAAGCGTTagccagttagcattagcatacgCAAAGTCGCTTCAGCGGCTCCTTGTAGCACGATAAGAAAAAACTATACCGTGTTGTTTGGAAGGGAGGTTACACGGTTTTGTGCCCGTGTAAGTAAACTTACCATCTTCTGTATCAAAAGATACAGCTAAGCCCGAAGCAGCTCCTCTTGAACATGCAGAAAAAGTCATTGACAGCTGAAATAAATGGCATGTGAAACTACCGACTAACCCGGATGTAGTTGTGGGGGTCTCGTGTTGCCTTTACGTACTCAACTAAAGTTACGTAAATTCTAGTATCAAACTGCTGGGCACGTGTTGAAGTTCGGAGTTAAAACTGCCAGTTGGGGTTTGACTTTATAAGCATTTGTTTTTTATGCACTGAAGTAGAAACATTAGAATGGCCAGTGGCCACACACACCGCGCAATGATATGCTGCGAGACGGAGTCCGTCATCTTGGTCAGATCTACCAGCAGTTCCTGCCAGAAAATCAGGAAAAGTTGGGGATAAACCGGATAAACTCAAACTCAGCCGAGATGCTCGAAGTTTTACCATTAACTACTATAATTTTGAGAACGTGCActtcaaatatttatttatttgtttaaacaTAATGTTATACGGAGgaataaccacttgagatgaaacatctcgttttcgagtgcGCCCTCTTTTACagctaaaacaaaaacacaaattaagagcaagacagcacagcagagcaaaaatcaaaatcaaaacattacagcaatcatttacagacacacatacacacaccctcaAAGGCTCACAATACTTCACCCCACCCGACACGACCCCAAATAACAAGGAAAAACTAAAAGCAACAGCCAGTTGAACAAATACAATTAGTAACATAGACAATTATTCCGAAGATGATCGACCAGAGCCCTTCGAAAAGTTGTGAATGATGATAAAGAACGAATAGATAAAGGAAGATTATTCCAATCACATGGAGCCTTAAAACCAAAAGCATGTTACCTCTTTTCACTCTAGGAACAACAAAAAAGATCTGGTCATTATGCcgcaggctgtaaagtgaattataGGGAATTAAGTGTATTTTAAGATAATCTGGATAATTCtagtaaaaagttttaaaaatgaactgaaaccaGTGAAACTGTCTCCTGACAGCAGGTGCAAACCAGGACAACTGTCGATAATAATGAAACTTCATTTCATTTGTAGAAGGATTTTTACACAGTTTTAGTTCTGTTTAGTCAAGATTGTGGTCACAACTGATTAATGACTGCTTAGATAATCATGAATATTCCAACTAGCTAAATTAAAACACTTAAGTGGCTTTCATAAATGTGATATGAACTGCCGAACTAaagatggtaaaatggtaaatggcctgtctttgatatagcgccttctagagtcctggaaccccccaaggcgctttacaacacaatcagtcattcacccattcacacactggtggggatgagctacgatgtggccacagctgccctggggcgcaatgacagaggcgaggctaccgagcactggcgccaccggtccctccgaccaccaccagcaggcaacgtgggttaagtgtcttgcccaaggacacaacgacagcgacagactgagcggggctcgaacctgcaaccttccgattatggggcgagcacttaactcctgtgccaccgccgtTGCAAAAATAAGTGAGAACACCAGGATTAAATCATGCTATTTTAAGTAAGAGCACATACTCTTGGTTGCCATAAATATTCCAGAAGGGGATAGAAATCACTAAAGATGATAAAAACCTTTTGACCATATATTAGCAGAAACAAAACATGTACTTCAAACAGCTCCAATGAGAATGAAAAACACTTTTATAACAAATTGTGTCAAACCATTTGGTAATGAAATAAGAACCAGGCTGCTGCTACTGAACAATAGAAGAGACGTGCATTGGGCAGCAGTCTTCTGGTGAATTTGGTGGAAATGAGCATGGAAACGCGAGGACAGTTGGACAATCTATGGTGATCTTCAGGATTACTTATTTTATCATATTTATCGTTTTATTTCCAGGCTCTGTGGGAAAACCAAAAATTTGTTGTAAagaaagagtgacaacatgagaaAGCAACATTTTACATCAAGTGATGGGTCTGCAGAAAGAAATGAGGCAAATTAATTGGATGCCTTCCAGGAAATACTTTCGGTTAATATGGCTGATCCGTTAAACCAAGCCACTTCCAAATGGGATGAGTTACATCTGATCTGTGTCCATCTTTTCTGGTTTTTAATGTGTATTTTACCTTTcagattccattccatttatttgataaagcacagcatgtgagctgaccagtgttgtacaggggtaaaaaacacacaaggttaaaagaataatacaaaagaataaaacagctagagCTGTTGAAGAAAATACAGATGAAGAAAATGTAAACAGTTTGAAATAATTGATTATGCGTGAACATGCATCCTCCATGTTGGGTGCACCACCTTACAGAAGGTAATAAAAACACCTATCTATGAAATCTTGGCCAGAGAATTTCCTGAGCCAACAATGAAATGTCTTACAGGAGAACATGACAATTAAATTAGATTTTCGTTTAACAGGAGAAATCCGTGATGGAATTAATGAGTCAACGGTTAATGTTGGCCAATAAATAAGGTATTTGTAAATCAGTTTGGATATATTCATGAAGTATTCATGAGTATTCTAATCAACACAATACCACCTTGTGTACTCTGCACAACATCATAAATGCATTCCTAAGTTTCTTTGCATTTTATGGGTAAAATctaggctgaagaccaaaggtgacagatcatttgctattgtggcccccagactctggaccccccccccacccacccccccacgtGAGATCaatggactcggtggtctcctttaaaatgcagttgattcacctgttcaagctggatttggtgtaaccttcatcaccaccctccccttattctgctcttactcCACCTTTCATTGATATCCCTCTTtcccattcattttctctctccctttccttacatttttttcttttctacttttaaacatatttttttatcatttttgaaatcgttttatactttaattgtttttgtttttgtgaagcgcctcgcgcattttatcttgaaaggcactATGTAAAagatcttcttcatcttcttcttcttgttattattattattattattattcatctgaAGTCCTTTTTGACCATTGCCTCCATCAGCTGTGGGCACAGCTGCTTGGTCCAAATCCTCCATCAGCAACTCTGGCCAGCTTTGCTGTCTCAGGTTGTGCAGCACAGCTGTAGCTATGATGACCTTGCTGATTCTCTCTGGGCTGAAAAGAAGTGTTTCTTAAACATTGGAAACAATTTTCCACACTCCAAGCACATGCTAAACCAACCTCTGGAGCAAATACATGCTCTGTTATGTGCTCAGTGCTCTGGATTCAGGTAGTCAATAAAAAAAGTCACTCTCATAACCCAAAAGTTATCAGTGTAATTCAGTAGGCCGCTCCTATCAGCAGTGACTCTTCTTGCTGCCTATCTGTGCTTATTCAGATCATTCCATTAGCCCATCCTTTGTCATAAACTTTGCTGATCAGTTATTAAATCTACATCCTCTGAGGATTCACCTGAGCTTCGATCCAGTCCTAGAGTAGCtattattttcatttttagcTCAAATTAACTTATGAGTCTGTCTTTAGGCTTGAGCCCATCTGTGAAActggcctgcagtgtacatacaCAGGAAGGTGCTGTCATTGGTGTCAATGACCCTTCTTTTATACTCATATTTAGTGTTGTATTAAAGACAGTATTTGTTGTATTTAGTTGTTGAAGAAGCTAGAAACTAGTTTGCAGACCTCGATTTACATCTGTTTTACCGTGAGCCATCCCAGCCCCCAGAGGTTCATGGAAATGAATCGCTTTCTAAATCCTGTTTTCTGTTATCATCTTCACTTTTCAGAATACAAACAAATTACATTTGTCCTTTATTTGTTTAGAATGTTTTGGTTCAAGGCTTGTATCGTCTCCCAAAACTGACCCATTAGACTAAACATTGGGAGGCTCATTACAGCTTGTTCTTCTCCTTCAATTTTACATCAAATATGtgtatttgatttgattttgaacAAATGGTGCATCAAAAAGCACAATGCAAGGCATTAATAATATAAGTGCCTTATTCATCCAACCAGTGAAGATTAGCACTGGTCAAGATGGGGGTCAAGTGAGCTGGGAGCTTTTCCAGTGTGTACATGTGTTGGTAAATGCACATAGTGTGTTCTACACAGGTAAAcaacactagcctagtgaactagaccaaagtcTTGCTTATATAGTCTGACTTGCCAGGCTAAAACAACACAGCTTATTAGGCGAAATGTTAAAATTTGTCAATGCACAAAGTCCATTTATGAAAGATATTATAACATTTAGGATTTTTACATATTGCAGTGCATTTTGTTATTCAATCTTTCTGATTTAATATAATTATTTTAGACTAGAGGAAaaaacttttttgtattaaaaaattttaaaaaagtgAACAATTTATTGGGTTGCACTGAATTGCGTATTTATAATCCTAAGCTTATTGCTGATGTAGTTCTaggtaaaataatattttaaatgatTAATGATGAACAATGAATACAACTTCATCCCCACATTTCCACTGCCTTTCAGCTTCATATTTTGcaaataattaaacaaaataaaatattactgAAGTAATTAATGATTAGAGCAACTTTTATGGGAATATTGCTGATCTGTGAGACGTTAGATCAACTGGTTTTATTAGTTTTACGACATTTCTCAAACTTTTCTTGAGCTTTGCTTTGTATTTGGTGCAGGAACTGCAAAAACAAGCAACAGATTCCTGAGGAAGTTGGACATGCACTagtaggagtttagtgactttctatcctccactgtgaagctgtccagactggtgattgttggtgattttaacatccacgttgatcatccctccgatctctttgccatgaatttctccagccttatggactccttcaactttacccagcatgtttctggccccacacacaccaggggcacactctagaccttgtttttaccctgagtctaaatgctggcagtgtttgtcctgagaacgtttatatttcagatcaccattgcattttctttaacttgtcagtttctgcgtccccacctcctgctcgccgtatggttagttctcattttcttaatgagagcacagctagcaatttttatgctgcttttgatccaccctgctcttctgataacgacccagattccttaacttctcagtttaacgagcactgcctctccattctggacaacatctgtcctgtcagaaccagatccgttcctgcagtgaaccctactccctggtttaatgacagccttcgcagtctgacaagccaatgcagaaaaattgaacgtttgtggaagaaaacccatctccacgtccatctgctggacCTAAAGgaccttctgacatcctttaactctgcagtcagagacgcgagggtttcctatttttccaacctggtgtcccagagcaaagggaaccctaaggtgctgtttaacaccatcagcagcattgtctctcctgcctgtcctacagcctccatccactctgttacagactgtgagaactttctgtctttctttgtggacaaagtcaataaggttagatctagcatctctccttcagccttatcgctgcctctcccgactccaaccagacccatcatcttagatagctttgctcctgtttctttgcctgagttaaccaaactagttaactctatgaagacgtctgcatgccccctccacatcttaccctcatctttgtttaaaagtgcttttcagtccatcggtcccagcgtgctctctataattaatgcttctctggtctctggtcaggtccctgcttactttaagaacgctgtaatccacctgcttcttaaaaaaacgagtctcgacccctctctccatagcagcttcagacccatctctaaacttccattcatctccaagatcttggaaaaggttgtggctgaacaactcacagctgctcttgatgaacataacatttattatagcttccagtcaggtttccgtagagctcattctactgaaacagctcttcttagggtctctaatgaccttctgactcacagtgatgcaggggactgttctgttctggtcctgctggacctgactgcagcctttgacactgttgaccatcacctgctactggagaggctgagagactgggtaggactatcaggaactgctctggagtggttctcctcttatctctctgagcgctccttttctgtggccgtctccaagtttaggttctccaccacctctcttacccatggtgtcccacaaggttctgtgctggggcctctgctcttcctcctctatctgcttcctcttcagcacatcctgagctccttcaaaggaatctcctaccatctttatgcagatgacgtccaactgtacatctcctttaagccccatgagatgtctaagctgcagctgttacacacctgcttagactctattaaaaacctggatggctgggagctttctacagctgaatgaagataagactgagatcctcatctgtgccccagacaagctggttcccaaagtcagagactctcttggtcagcttgcttctcacaccaaaccttctgtcaggaatcttggcgtgacctttgacccagctctcaccctggattctcatgtcagttctcttgttcgctcttccttcttccatctcaggaacattgctaagctgagtcccattctgtcccgctctggacttgagactgttctccacaccttcatctcctcacgcttagactactgtaactctcttttcgcgtgtctgagcagaacctccctgaacgtctacaggtggttcagaacgcctgtgcttctgatcaagtcctccaaacacacccacatcaccccgcttctcctccagcttcactggctgccagtcaacttcagggttcatttcaagatcctggttctggtctatagggccttacatggtcaagcaccatcatacattggtgatctccttactccctacacccccagcaggtccctgaggtccagtgaccaaagcctactggttgtgcagcaccaggctaaaggtcaaaggtgacagataatttgctcctgtggcctccagactctggaacgctctccccctgagcctgagatcagtggactcagtggtctccttcaaaaagcagctgaagaatcacttgttcaagctggcttttgtatgaccttcttcaccactctctctttattctgctctccccacctattccaccttcctcaggatccactgattttcctctttcctagtcaccctctctctttcttaacattttttcttttaaatcgcaattgcttatttttgctcattttaaatatatttttaaacattttctaaaggcttttttatatttttacagtttttttatatttttgtttttgtttttgtgaagcgcctcgtgatttttatcttgagaggtgctatagaaatgatattttcttcttcttcttcttcttcttcttcttcttcttcttcttctaggctGTTCCAAAATACGTTTTGGTATGAAGTGCAAAAGTTACCTCATTAAAGTAAAATTTTGCTTCAGTGGCTCAATTGATATTTACTTCTGATTTTTGGTGTCACATGGCATTATGCATTTTTAAAAATACCTATTTAGCTTCATTACTTGTCTGTATTTGTTTTGTTAGCATGACTTTTTATTTAAGTCATGGGGAAGAAATTACAGAAAACTGAAAAGTGAATCCATAAAGTGGTTTTAATTTGCCACCCTGCTTTCTCTTGTGAGCTCTAATTAATATGTAAAGTTGCATCTATCTTAGTTCCACGTTCTACCTCGGCGCCCCTCAATACCTCTGCGTGATCCTCCTAATGATAATCTGCAGGTCTCATGCTTCCACCATCACATATCTTAACATTTCACTGGATGAAAACAAACATTATGCAAATGTTCAGGCTTAAAGTCTCAGATATG is a genomic window containing:
- the tmem161a gene encoding transmembrane protein 161A, translating into MALMGIQLVVSLLAASVMQRMAPHCSFARWLLCNGSLYRFKHPSEGELCALAGKHIPKQNRRDRRQNGENKPLTVPKDIDLQLEKAPINVIDALVLRFFLEYQWLVDFAVYAMGIFLFTECYYSVVDASKEVNIGAIWCVLTVLFGLKTLHTLMSHYFRSEEGGERSVCLAFGFLSLLVAMLVLVVREDYLEFGLESGFSSLFDNLEIFAKRQGYAEWSIPVTKLTVKLSLAAVCAYIGALLAFPGLRLAQTHLDAVQMNSGRPLIQILLHLSFLSPILVLVLWVKPIARDFLANAPMGKTSVTLVSSAAFDSLRLWIIVVSCVLRLVLTRVHMQAYLNLSQKWVEQMKKEAGRIAAIDIQRKVTRVFCYLTVVTLQYLVPIFLILFSSLSLKALGDFSWGAVAEETPRVTPALVMPTAAPVLPGGLDEDEDGVDDMEEDIQATVARLSETFTALRAVLTPLFFRGLFAFLTWWVSACQVISSLFGIYFHQYLMQN